The following are encoded together in the Bradymonas sediminis genome:
- a CDS encoding serine/threonine-protein kinase, translating to MFINRQLGEYILLRRLAVGGQSEVFLALKEGPGDFSRPLVIKALPTRHRDDARYNELFYREAFLSVRFAHPHVMTVHDMRVMRQEHCMIMDFIAGQTVSDIAQRGFKAGTPLPINHVVQIIADAADGLNYVHQFRDLDDSVYSIVHRDVSPQNLMVTYQGVTKIFDFGIARIREAEDEDGSAGGGKYAYMSPEQCRDEPADARSDIFSLGIILYELTCGRRLFRRATTPEVIKAVTEEPIPAPGLVVQGFPEALEAIIMRALERDPAERYANAAEMRDELIDFLSTRADASLRRALGCYVAELFVAEREDIAETMRDAYAKTQKPKPIGDIPLEMLGHIEGDAADGTLDEDLSDPTLELPREGFGRAPEKPSKREIAPADRSTIIEAKKKNSNLAAEVRRLQKRQSILMSLLFIVISAASVFVFFQFQSNRTVQAETPVEIGDKR from the coding sequence ATGTTCATCAACCGACAACTTGGCGAGTATATATTGCTTCGCCGCCTCGCCGTGGGCGGGCAATCCGAGGTCTTCCTGGCGCTCAAAGAAGGCCCGGGTGACTTCTCGCGGCCCCTGGTCATCAAGGCGCTGCCGACCCGCCACCGCGACGACGCCCGCTATAACGAGCTCTTCTATCGCGAGGCGTTTCTATCGGTGCGCTTCGCGCATCCGCACGTCATGACCGTGCACGATATGCGGGTCATGCGCCAGGAGCATTGCATGATCATGGACTTTATCGCGGGCCAGACGGTCTCCGATATCGCCCAGCGCGGGTTTAAGGCCGGCACGCCGCTGCCGATTAATCATGTGGTCCAGATCATCGCCGACGCCGCCGATGGGCTCAATTACGTCCATCAATTCCGCGACCTCGACGACAGCGTCTATTCGATCGTGCATCGTGACGTGAGCCCCCAAAACCTGATGGTCACCTACCAGGGCGTGACCAAGATCTTCGACTTTGGCATCGCGCGCATTCGTGAGGCCGAAGACGAAGATGGCAGCGCGGGCGGCGGGAAATACGCCTATATGAGCCCGGAGCAATGCCGCGACGAGCCGGCCGACGCGCGCTCCGATATCTTCAGCCTGGGCATCATCCTCTACGAGCTAACCTGCGGGCGCAGGCTCTTTCGCCGGGCGACGACGCCCGAAGTAATTAAGGCGGTCACCGAGGAACCGATCCCCGCGCCGGGGCTCGTGGTTCAGGGGTTCCCCGAGGCGCTCGAGGCGATTATTATGCGCGCGCTTGAGCGTGACCCAGCCGAGCGCTACGCCAACGCCGCCGAGATGCGCGACGAGTTGATCGATTTTCTCTCCACGCGCGCTGACGCGAGCCTTCGCCGCGCGCTTGGCTGTTATGTGGCCGAGCTCTTTGTCGCCGAGCGCGAAGATATCGCGGAGACCATGCGCGACGCCTACGCCAAGACCCAGAAGCCCAAGCCCATCGGCGATATCCCGCTGGAGATGCTCGGGCATATCGAGGGCGATGCCGCCGATGGAACGCTCGACGAAGACCTGTCGGACCCCACGTTGGAGCTTCCGCGCGAGGGCTTCGGGCGGGCGCCCGAGAAGCCGTCGAAGCGCGAGATTGCCCCCGCGGATCGAAGCACCATCATCGAGGCGAAGAAGAAGAACTCGAACCTCGCCGCCGAGGTGCGCCGGCTGCAGAAGCGCCAGTCCATTTTAATGTCGCTGCTATTTATCGTCATCTCGGCAGCGAGTGTCTTCGTGTTCTTTCAATTTCAATCGAATCGGACCGTTCAGGCCGAGACGCCGGTCGAGATAGGCGACAAGCGCTAG
- the alaS gene encoding alanine--tRNA ligase — protein MTPHDIRASFLKYFADQDHKVLPSAPVVPEGDPTLLFTNAGMNQFKDMLLGNETRDYKRATTVQKCVRAGGKHNDLDEVGKDGRHLTFFEMLGNWSFGDYYKRKSIEWAWDYLLNVLKLDPERLYITNYKDDDEAAAIWRDEIGIAPEHMLRLGDIEKGDEENFWSMGPTGPCGPCTEIHYDSHPEYGPFEFVEGYDDERVVEIWNLVFMEYNRDEDGELHPLPMKSVDTGLGLDRVAMIKAGRDSVFQTELFTPIIETTLGLLKASNSELFANVKTDENGHLEDREAFYALEDFTGFSVIADHVRTVTFALCDGAKFSNEGRGYVLRRILRRAVRFGRNLGFEGPFLHKVSAVVVSEYSDIYPELAAVGKEAAELIRLEEERFFRNIDRGIELFETAANAAIAEKRSELGGEEVFQLHATFGFPPDLTELMAEEKGLSIDWKAYEQLWQTHQETSRGKDVYADTAGVGDWVTILDEDDSVFVGYETLSATASITRYRALGDGRYQVLLTQTPFYAESGGQVGDQGVLRGEDGAVLLKVLDAQKAPIGIIHLVEAAAKDVDEDALKATFTAEVDAERRRLTIANHTATHLLHAALRDIVSDSIFQSGSLVSPERLRFDFSHGEAVSPEQLRAIEERVNRQIRDAHPVTIHAEVTRERAVDEMGAMAIFGEKYGNTVRVVEIPGESVELCGGTHVANTSDINLFRIVSESGVAAGIRRIEALSADGALASYRAEADQLREVARILKTDTHHLLSRAESLMAEKSDLQRQVDQLGQKLANSASGDLVSDAADIDGVQVIAAKISVEKRDQMLAYADKLREKIKGEGAVLLAGELDGKATLVCVVTQEAFKGRGLKAGDLVNAAAKYIDGRGGGRPTLAQAGGTKVKGLQPAIDNFEAIVKEALAK, from the coding sequence ATGACTCCACACGATATACGCGCCAGCTTTCTGAAGTATTTTGCCGACCAAGATCATAAGGTCCTCCCCAGCGCGCCGGTCGTCCCCGAAGGCGACCCCACCCTGCTCTTTACCAACGCGGGGATGAACCAGTTTAAGGATATGCTGCTGGGCAACGAGACCCGCGATTATAAGCGCGCGACCACCGTCCAAAAATGCGTGCGCGCCGGCGGAAAGCATAACGACCTCGACGAGGTCGGAAAGGATGGCCGCCACCTGACGTTCTTTGAGATGTTGGGGAACTGGTCTTTTGGCGACTATTATAAGCGCAAGTCGATTGAGTGGGCCTGGGATTATTTGCTCAACGTCCTCAAGCTCGACCCCGAGCGCCTCTATATTACGAATTACAAAGACGACGACGAAGCCGCGGCCATCTGGCGCGACGAAATCGGCATTGCGCCCGAGCATATGTTGCGCCTGGGCGATATCGAGAAAGGCGACGAGGAGAATTTCTGGTCCATGGGACCGACGGGCCCCTGCGGACCGTGCACCGAGATTCACTACGATAGCCACCCGGAATACGGCCCGTTTGAATTTGTCGAGGGCTACGACGACGAGCGCGTCGTCGAGATCTGGAACCTCGTCTTCATGGAGTATAACCGCGACGAAGACGGCGAGCTTCATCCGTTGCCGATGAAGAGCGTCGACACGGGGCTTGGCCTGGACCGCGTCGCGATGATCAAAGCTGGCCGCGACAGCGTCTTCCAGACCGAGCTCTTCACGCCGATCATCGAGACGACGCTCGGGTTGCTCAAAGCGTCGAACTCCGAGCTCTTCGCGAACGTGAAGACCGACGAAAATGGGCATCTCGAGGATAGAGAGGCGTTCTACGCCCTTGAGGACTTCACGGGCTTCTCGGTCATCGCAGACCACGTTCGCACGGTGACCTTCGCGCTATGTGACGGCGCTAAATTCTCCAATGAGGGGCGCGGCTATGTGTTGCGCCGTATCCTTCGCCGGGCGGTGCGTTTTGGCCGAAACCTCGGCTTTGAAGGCCCCTTCCTGCATAAAGTCTCCGCCGTCGTCGTCTCCGAGTATTCGGATATTTACCCGGAACTCGCCGCCGTCGGCAAAGAAGCCGCCGAATTGATTCGCTTGGAAGAGGAGCGCTTCTTCCGCAATATCGACCGCGGCATCGAGCTCTTCGAGACCGCGGCCAACGCGGCCATCGCCGAGAAACGCAGCGAGCTTGGCGGCGAGGAAGTCTTCCAATTGCACGCAACCTTCGGCTTCCCGCCGGACCTCACCGAGCTGATGGCCGAGGAAAAAGGCCTGTCCATCGATTGGAAGGCCTACGAGCAGCTCTGGCAGACCCATCAAGAGACCTCGCGCGGCAAGGACGTGTACGCCGACACCGCGGGCGTGGGCGATTGGGTCACGATTCTCGACGAAGACGACAGCGTCTTCGTCGGCTACGAGACCTTGAGCGCGACCGCGTCGATTACGCGCTACCGCGCGCTCGGCGACGGCCGCTACCAGGTGCTTTTGACCCAAACGCCCTTCTACGCTGAGTCCGGCGGCCAGGTCGGCGACCAGGGTGTGCTTCGCGGCGAAGACGGCGCGGTCCTGCTGAAAGTTCTGGACGCTCAAAAGGCCCCGATTGGCATCATTCACCTGGTCGAAGCGGCCGCCAAAGACGTCGACGAGGACGCGCTCAAAGCCACGTTCACGGCCGAGGTCGACGCCGAGCGTCGCCGCCTCACCATCGCGAACCACACCGCCACGCACCTTCTGCACGCGGCGCTTCGAGACATCGTGTCGGACTCGATCTTTCAATCGGGCTCGCTGGTGTCGCCGGAGCGACTTCGCTTTGACTTTAGCCACGGCGAGGCAGTGAGCCCCGAGCAATTGCGCGCGATTGAAGAGCGCGTAAACCGCCAGATTCGCGACGCGCATCCGGTCACCATCCACGCCGAGGTCACGCGCGAGCGCGCGGTCGACGAGATGGGCGCGATGGCCATCTTTGGCGAGAAATACGGCAATACCGTGCGCGTGGTCGAGATTCCGGGCGAGTCGGTTGAGCTCTGCGGCGGCACGCATGTGGCGAATACAAGCGACATCAACCTCTTCCGCATCGTGTCGGAGTCCGGCGTCGCCGCCGGCATCCGCCGCATCGAGGCGCTGAGCGCTGATGGCGCCCTGGCCAGCTACCGAGCCGAAGCCGACCAATTGCGCGAGGTCGCGCGCATCCTCAAGACCGACACACATCACCTGTTGAGCCGCGCCGAGTCGCTGATGGCCGAAAAGTCCGACCTGCAACGCCAGGTCGACCAGCTCGGGCAAAAATTGGCGAACTCGGCGTCCGGAGATTTGGTGTCGGATGCGGCCGATATCGATGGCGTCCAGGTCATCGCGGCCAAGATCAGCGTCGAGAAGCGCGATCAAATGCTCGCCTACGCCGATAAGCTGCGTGAGAAGATCAAAGGCGAAGGCGCGGTGCTGCTGGCCGGTGAGCTGGACGGAAAGGCCACGCTGGTCTGCGTTGTGACCCAGGAAGCCTTCAAGGGGCGAGGGCTGAAGGCCGGCGACCTGGTTAACGCCGCCGCGAAATATATCGACGGTCGTGGCGGTGGCCGCCCGACGCTGGCCCAGGCTGGCGGCACGAAAGTCAAGGGCCTTCAGCCCGCCATCGATAACTTCGAGGCCATCGTCAAAGAGGCGTTGGCCAAATAA
- a CDS encoding tetratricopeptide repeat protein — translation MKVLLEVLDDAAQLLKTLDSLGGMRPETRSDIEAILQGLCEESTRLLREVPAEVAVTNALNGMAGSPEHTISGLDADITAEKLHREWLMQRSLEALAAPDYERALRFLSEGAEAYPDGIDFLNHLGLVYWELGDFEQAADAYLRAMTAAFALAEDDDSQRGSVDWSDATNQDYLRAMEGRALCLCRLEAYDEALVLFDTLANISAVDYAGCRYMAGEIHHLRGNYSAAIEDYRLGPVEPASLYNLGLAYYQNGDSAAAAATFIRAFVSNIHVLHAFCARDIQTESCVPGYLGGRDYALDFVQACQPLWGNREDALDFMETCYDHVLVQAYLEQCRNSGGDSILTDTAVGNGQESWLDVISDESKVERLAENVVRRLYS, via the coding sequence ATGAAAGTATTGCTCGAAGTTTTGGATGACGCGGCTCAATTGCTCAAAACGCTCGACTCTCTGGGCGGGATGCGTCCTGAGACGCGCTCAGATATTGAAGCGATACTTCAAGGCCTGTGTGAGGAATCCACCCGCCTGTTGCGCGAGGTCCCGGCCGAAGTCGCGGTGACGAACGCGCTCAACGGGATGGCGGGATCGCCAGAACATACGATTTCTGGCCTCGACGCCGATATCACGGCCGAGAAACTTCATCGCGAATGGTTGATGCAGCGCTCCCTCGAAGCCCTCGCTGCGCCCGACTATGAGCGCGCGCTCCGCTTCTTGAGCGAGGGCGCCGAGGCGTACCCGGACGGCATCGACTTCTTAAATCACCTGGGGCTTGTGTATTGGGAATTGGGGGATTTCGAGCAAGCCGCCGACGCCTATTTGCGCGCGATGACCGCGGCGTTTGCGCTCGCCGAGGACGACGATAGCCAGCGCGGCTCAGTGGACTGGAGCGACGCGACCAACCAGGACTATCTGCGCGCGATGGAAGGGCGAGCCCTTTGCCTATGCCGACTTGAAGCCTACGACGAGGCGCTGGTCCTCTTCGATACCCTCGCCAATATCAGCGCCGTCGATTACGCGGGTTGCCGTTATATGGCCGGTGAAATCCATCATCTTCGTGGGAATTATTCGGCGGCGATTGAGGATTATCGCTTAGGCCCGGTCGAGCCCGCGTCACTCTATAATCTTGGGTTAGCCTATTATCAGAACGGCGATTCGGCCGCGGCAGCCGCGACCTTTATCCGCGCGTTCGTCTCCAATATCCACGTGCTTCATGCGTTTTGCGCGCGCGATATCCAGACCGAAAGTTGCGTGCCGGGATATCTCGGAGGGCGCGACTACGCCCTCGACTTCGTGCAGGCCTGCCAGCCGCTTTGGGGCAATCGCGAAGACGCGCTCGACTTTATGGAGACCTGCTACGACCACGTGCTGGTGCAGGCATATCTCGAACAATGCCGCAACTCCGGCGGCGATTCCATCCTGACCGACACCGCGGTCGGCAACGGCCAGGAGAGCTGGCTTGATGTGATCAGCGACGAGTCGAAGGTCGAGCGCCTGGCCGAAAATGTAGTGCGCCGCCTCTACTCCTGA
- a CDS encoding carboxypeptidase-like regulatory domain-containing protein, whose amino-acid sequence MKTRLKWLYLLLLVATVAAAGSFVAADCASQGVDEGDSAKERADRPADTPAPTSEDAVAPPAALEVPANALRFVRGDKAEDVAVSVSVGTPGHYPPREGEVGIGGFFELPELLEVSVWSEDVNAHEVYARSEDNKDAFWSVLPANRDPNEPQVVTLRPASPIKVEVVDPAGEPLSGAKVRLSRGLIGMVHQTQMTSDAGEALFGAIPQGDFQLSVYADGFVRHTRHLLHAYRADSEVATTQVVLDRGATVAGRVIDEFGVPVVGADVEIIPVSPFANEILDADFLAQVGVASQIGKSDAQGRFSMGGIATGGVQVRAEAVGYGSALSALIRVKGNTSTRIKDLVLSREVRRDDLLVRIYVRDASVELNSVELRVPKGKNDAGRLCRGQRVNARDWRFVNCGMGSRELVATSAAGVQLHWEGMLEAESEITLNSPRRVEIFVVDALGSPVSGAMVQIWQDGRLLLDANSLGARPINFDTALPFKASIVARDARRGAGQKVVNIGANAANQAANEERAVVTLDRGLFELSLPPGVVNSGEEIEGYLGAQIVQDDQQWIVDFVAEDSSAGQAGIQRGDRILVVRRVGAKVEVTVSRDGNRIQVTL is encoded by the coding sequence ATGAAGACTCGCCTTAAATGGCTCTACCTACTCCTCCTCGTGGCGACTGTCGCCGCGGCGGGGAGTTTTGTCGCTGCGGATTGCGCGAGCCAGGGCGTCGATGAGGGTGACAGCGCCAAAGAGCGCGCCGACCGCCCGGCAGACACCCCAGCACCAACCTCCGAAGATGCCGTTGCGCCGCCTGCCGCCCTCGAAGTGCCAGCAAATGCGCTGCGATTTGTGCGTGGGGATAAGGCCGAAGATGTCGCGGTGTCGGTTTCGGTGGGGACGCCCGGTCACTATCCGCCGCGCGAAGGCGAGGTCGGAATTGGCGGATTCTTTGAGCTGCCCGAACTCCTCGAAGTGTCGGTGTGGAGCGAAGATGTGAACGCGCACGAGGTTTACGCGCGAAGCGAAGATAATAAAGACGCGTTCTGGTCCGTTCTTCCAGCAAATCGCGACCCCAATGAGCCCCAGGTCGTTACGCTTCGGCCCGCGTCGCCGATTAAGGTCGAGGTCGTCGACCCGGCCGGCGAGCCGCTGTCGGGCGCGAAGGTGCGCCTGTCGCGTGGGCTGATCGGGATGGTCCACCAGACGCAGATGACCTCCGATGCGGGCGAGGCGTTGTTTGGCGCGATTCCCCAGGGCGACTTCCAGCTCAGCGTCTACGCCGATGGATTCGTGCGCCATACCCGCCATTTACTCCATGCCTATCGGGCGGACTCCGAGGTCGCGACAACCCAGGTCGTCCTCGACCGCGGCGCGACCGTGGCGGGCCGGGTCATCGATGAGTTTGGCGTCCCGGTGGTGGGGGCGGATGTCGAGATTATCCCGGTCAGCCCCTTCGCCAATGAGATCCTCGACGCGGACTTCCTCGCCCAGGTCGGCGTGGCCAGTCAGATTGGCAAGAGCGACGCGCAGGGGCGATTCTCGATGGGCGGCATCGCGACCGGTGGCGTGCAGGTTCGGGCCGAAGCCGTGGGCTACGGCTCTGCGCTCTCGGCGCTTATTCGCGTGAAGGGCAATACCTCGACCAGGATCAAAGATCTGGTGCTTTCGCGCGAGGTGCGGCGCGATGATTTGCTGGTGCGCATCTACGTGCGCGACGCCTCGGTCGAGTTAAATAGCGTGGAGCTTCGGGTTCCCAAGGGTAAAAACGATGCGGGGCGCTTGTGCCGCGGGCAACGCGTCAACGCGCGGGACTGGCGCTTCGTAAATTGCGGAATGGGCAGCCGAGAGCTCGTCGCGACGAGCGCCGCCGGCGTTCAGCTTCATTGGGAGGGGATGCTTGAGGCGGAGTCCGAAATTACCCTGAATTCACCGCGGCGCGTCGAGATATTTGTGGTCGACGCGCTCGGCTCACCGGTGAGCGGCGCGATGGTTCAGATATGGCAAGACGGGCGATTATTGCTCGACGCGAATAGCCTGGGCGCCCGCCCAATTAACTTCGACACCGCGCTCCCATTTAAGGCGTCTATCGTCGCCCGCGACGCTCGCCGAGGGGCGGGGCAAAAGGTCGTCAATATCGGGGCGAACGCGGCCAACCAGGCGGCCAACGAAGAGCGCGCGGTCGTCACCCTCGACCGGGGATTATTCGAGTTATCGCTGCCACCCGGAGTGGTGAATAGTGGCGAGGAAATCGAAGGGTATCTGGGCGCTCAAATCGTGCAGGACGACCAGCAATGGATCGTTGATTTTGTGGCCGAGGATTCGAGCGCCGGCCAGGCGGGCATCCAGCGGGGCGACCGGATTTTGGTGGTGCGGCGGGTCGGCGCGAAGGTCGAAGTCACGGTTTCGCGAGACGGTAATCGAATTCAAGTGACGCTTTAG